AGAGGATGAGCGCCAGGATAAGCGATTCAATGACCCGTTTTTCATGGTTGTTCCAAATTGATAATTGTGAGAGACGAGGTTGGCTCATGGATGCGACTGGTATTATTTGACAGATTCTTGCATATTTATAGCTTGCAATAATGTTGCTTCGGCATCTTCGCGGGCAAGACTGCGTGTCCACAAGCGCCGCTCATTGCGTTTGATAATAAATATATCGGTGTCGGTCACGGCGCGTACCATACCTTCAATGTAAATTTGCGAGCTGACCGGCTGCCGTAATGTCTCATTTAATCGTTTTAGCAGCGCCTGCCACTCATCTTCATCTGCTCCCTCAATGGCTGGCAAGGTTTCGTTGTATTCTTGGGTGGAAAAAATGACAGCCAGCATAGGCGCACGGCTGGGACGAATGATTCGCCACCTGAATTCTCCACCAAGAGATTCTAACTCCCGGTTCCATGTTCGCAGAAAAGCGTAAAGATACCCTTCTAGCCCACGTTCCATTTCCCGGTTGCCATGCAAATGAGCCAGCGTACCTTGTTGTACATTAGGATATGGTTCAACTGGCTTGACTGCCTCACTGCTGCCGCCACGATAGAAAAACTCCAACCCTGTTTCGCACATATCCAGAATTAGATCACGTTCAGATTCATTGAGTTCATAAAGGTCAAAGATCGTTTCATCCAGCCGGTTTTCTAAAAAATTTCGCCTGTTTCTGATTTCTTCTGCCGATAATCCATCTGGATTAATGGTGCTCTGAGGTGTTGGATCCCAATCTCTTAGCTCGTCAACAATTGACACGATTTTTTCTCTTAAGTCCAAATTGTTCGGTAGTCGGATTGGGGTGTTCATTAGCTCATATAAGTATATTTTATGACGCCATGTTCCCCATGAGCCAGCGGTCATAAAGAAATAGTACCTTATTAAGGAAGACCACAATATTGCGGTTAAGACCTTTCTTTGCCAATCTAGTGCATTATCAACATTAATCCCATATATGGAACTTTGATAGCAATACGCTTCATTTTCAAGCCGCGTATCAATTAATCCATCTGCACCAGATGCTTGAGTAATACCTTGCTTAACTAATAACCTCCAACCCGCGTATACGTCTTGGCTGCCGTGAGCTCTAACTTCGTCAGGTGTAAAATCCAATAAGTGTTGCATGACGGAGCCATACCTTTTAAATTTGGGGACGGGCAGTTCTCTGTATTTTTTTAACCAGTTGCTAGGATAACTTTTAGCTGTGTCACGAGCTTGCTCATACCCTCTTCTAGGTTCTGGCCATTTCTGAACACTTGCTAAGTCTTGAAGTGAACTATTTAAAGTTAGAGTATTTACTAATTTTGCGTCGTTATGATTTCCCCACCAATAAGTTTTCCAAAGCCAGTCGTTTTCCTCCAAATCACATTGTCGTATGCGATGCAAATCTGGCAAACTCAAGACAACTGTTTGCATATTGTCTACAAATTCTGTTTTCTTGGCTGACCAGTACTGGACAAAATGATCAAAATCAGCTTCTCCCGGCTTGTATTGAACAAAAGAGAAGGGTGATATGGCGCCACTAAAAAATGCGTCACGCACATGGAAGAAATTCACCACTTGATGAATCGTGTTTTCGGACAACCAACGCTGACGAAACTGCAAACTTTTTTCATGGCGTTTTAGCAACACACCATAGGATACAAGTAGGCCGCACTCCCCATCACCTTTCAACAAAATTGACGTGCGGGCAATAAAGGCTTGAGACAGTTCATTATCGCCAATTGACCAATCGAATACGCGACACCATCGCTGCGCCTGTTCCTGGGCAGCATGAAGCTCTCGTGTGCCTTCATTCTGTTTCAAGTAACCCCACGGTGGGTTGCCAACAATAACGTCAAAAGAGTGTGGCGAAAAAGGCAGCGTATCGGGAGAATTCAACAATTCGACAAACTCAGCGCGGCCGGCAAAGCGGTCGTTTTGATCTAAATAACCCCTGATGAATTCTTTTTCTGAGTTCAATAGGCCAAAGGTGTTGGCCTGATACAGAACATGATAATGTGTTGAATCTGCGGGATACTTGGGATCAAAAATCAAATAGGGTAACGGTTTTTCCCCATTGGTCTGTTCAATCTGCGCTAAAATATCTTTTGGTTCCTGATAATGGAGTAGAGCCAGATATAAACTAAAGGCGGCGACGTGAATGGCTTCCTCGTTGATTTCAATACCAGTTATTTGTTCGCGGAGGATTTGGCGCAGTTCGGCAGCACTTAATGGTTTCCGGGACAAGCTTTCTCGGTAGCGAACGATACGCCGGAAAGCCTGAACCAGAAAAATAGCCGAGCCACAGGCAAAATCCAATATGCGAGGCTTTGTTGCCAATCGTTCAGGGGTCAGGATTTGCGATAGAACATATTCGACCAGAACACTGGGCGTATAATGGGTTCCTTTATCTTTGATGCTTGATTTATGATAGAACTCTTCGTAGATGCTGCTAATCAATTCGATAGGAATAATCTCGAAATCATACGCCCAAAGAAACAATTTGGGTTGTCGGAAATCAGCGTTACCTAACAGGAATCCTCGCAGTAAATCTAGATGCCCTTGTGTAATCTCGCTTTCTTCGTTAACGTCCCGCGGAAACATGTCGCCATTAAAATGTTCAGCCAGTTGATTAAAAAGAGCATAAGTGAAATCTTTATTCCGCAGCACACGGGTATAACGCCGATCTTCATTATTGGAAAAGATAACCCCTGATTCCGGGGTTTCTAAAATTCGCAACCATTCAGCTTTCCACTTTGGGTGGCTTCTGTTTTCTGCCACCTGCCTGAAATAGTCAGGAGTTAATATCCCGCGATCTTCAAGATAGCGAACAAAAATAGAGCGGCCAATAACAGCATGGATATGCCTTTGCTTAACCTTTTTATCAAGCGCAAGGAGATTGAGACGAACAGCCTTTAAATCCAAAATAAGACGTCTATCGGCGCGGCGTCCTGCTTTTTCAGCGCTTTTGTCCCGGAAAACTTGGCCGGATTCTATAAGTTCGCGGCGATATTGAAAGAGTACATGGCTTACGCCGGCTATTTGGCGGACAACAGCTAACGGCTGAATGTTTTCCCACTCGGAAACAGTTTGCGCCGGATAATTATTGAGGCTGTATACCTTTAACTCGCCGGGCACGGCAATAAACAGATAGTGGGGACGCGCCATGCACCAAACACGGCGAAAGATATTTAGCAATGTCGCGTCATCGTTTTCTTGAGAGGTACAGAAAACGATGACTGGATCGTTGTTGACGAAAAAGATTTTTTCTGCGCCAACAGTTTGAGCAAGGGATAACCAATCACCTTTTTCTACCCAGGTTATATCCTCTGATGATTCGGATTTGGGCAAATTGGCAGCGTTCAACAGCGTCCCATCGGTGTAGTTGAGACCTTCGTAAACAGCGTCTAGAAACGCGTGTGGTGATTCCAGTGAATCAGGCAAAGCCGATTTAATCATTGAGGATTTCTCTGCAAAAACAACAAGACCTGCTGATACTCTTGTAGAACAATATTTCTATATTCTACCACAAAATTTCCGAAATGTAGACATAAACTAAGAATTCAGCAGACTATTCTTGGATGACAAGATGTCAGTGTTGGGTCATTTGCGAGCCGATCTGCAACGAAGTTTAGGTGATCCAATGATTTTGTCAACAGTTTGTTGGTGGGGGAAACGGCCGTTCCCCCTCCCAATTTGCGCGTACAGGTGATGGGGCAAAACCGTCTTAGAGGCGTCCCTGGTTCTGCAACCATTTCAGCCCCTCGCGGGCGCTGAGCGGAGCCAGTGGGGTGGCGGCAATGAATGCAACCACCGCCTCGGCGTTCGTTTTAGAATATTCACGCAGCGCCCAGCCAATTGCTTTCTGGATAAAAAACTCATCCGAGTCCAGGTTTTCCCGAATCAGGCTGAACAACAAGTCGGCGTCGGTTTGGGTTTTGTAGGAGAGTTGGAAGAGTAGGGTGGTGCGCCGCAGCCAGAAATTGTCGCTGACGCGCCAGGCGGCAACGGCCGTTTCCCGCACCTGTGGATAACGTTGAAAATGAATCGCCACGCTGCCCCCCGCCACGCTGTCTACCGTGTCCCACCATGATTTTGTCACAATGAGATATTCCAGCACCGACACAAATTCGGGTGGCTGCTTCTGGATCAGCCGGTCTAAAAAAGCGAAAGCGCTGTATTGGTATTCGCGCTCTGGCAGCGCCCACAATTCGCGCAAGATCGCCTCAAGTTCGGTGGGCTGCGGCAGGCCATAGGTGGCGACGAATTCCTTCAGCAGCGCCCGGCGCGCCGGGGTTTTGATGCCTAAATAGGGGAATTGGTCACGCATGTATTTAGACATGGGCACAGCTTCGGCCGGGTTGGCGTGCTGTGCCAGCAGTGTTTGCAGGGCTTCAATATAGGTAGACATAGGCGTTATTGTGGCAGAAAACGGCCGTTCTGACGACAAAAAACAACCTCAATCAGCCACCCGTCAGTAGTCCTATAACGGCCGTTTCCCATCCCAATTTATGCGTGGTTGTGTTGGTGGAGCAGAACGGCCGTTCCCCACAACGCAAACGCCGCAAGGCCGTTGTCTTCCCGTCTGCCAAGCGCCCGGCAGCACACGGCCGTTGCCGGTAAGGTAGAGATGGTATGCAGCCTGTGGAAATCCCTCTATCTCTGCTCTCAGGAGTAAACGATCATGATGCGAACCATTATTCTTGCTCTTTCTGCGGCGACCTTCATTGCTTTGGTTGCTTTGGGCTGGCTGGTTTACCGTGCGTCTCCCGGTCCTGACAACCAGGACATCCTGGGCGTCACTCTGGGCAAATCGGACAACGAGACCGGTCTGGCCTTTATCTCTGGCCGCCGTATCGAATGCGTCCCGGAAGCCGATGCGCCCTACACCTCTACCTGTACAATGACGATAGCCGGTCAACTGCTGACCATTCAGGCGTTTCGCAATGGACCGGAACAGCCCAATCAGGTTGGCGGTGGCTGCCAGGCTGTTTATGCCGGGCAAACCTGGCCCTGTGCCATCAGCTCGCGTCACGTTGACGTGCATTGGTTCGCCCATATCAGCGATCCCTTGGGGCTGGACGCGGCGCAACTGACCACCCTGCGCCAGCAATATTTCATGGAGAATCTGCCGGAAGAACCGTTTTTGACCGGCATGTTGGTCGCGCCGGTGCTGGCGGCGCTGGCAGTCTTGGCGGGGTGGTGGGCCTGGAAACGGCCGTCTACCTGGCGCGGGTGGGGAACGGCCGTTGGCCTGAGTATGGTCTCACTGATTGGCGTGTTCGTCCTGGCGATCAAGCTCACCAGAGGCTTTTGGGATTAGGGCGAAAGAAAGGCGCTGCTGTACAGAGTGCATTTTCTGCTTGGTTGCTGCGCGCAGCAGCGGCGACGGTCCTGACATTGGCCGGGGGATCAGGGTCGGCAGTTGGCTGCCGGATGTCAGGCTGGCGCGGGTCAATTTTGGCAATGACATGATCGCTCGGCCCAATTGCCATAGAGGATATGGTAGCGCAGCCTCAAGATGCCCGCTGCGGGTCGGTGTGACACGGCTTCTGCGAATTGACAGGTGGGCAACGGCCGTTTACCATCCTGTCGGCTGGTCTGTGGGGATGCGGCTCTGTTGGGCAAGCAAATAGAGGACCACAATCTGCCCAAATGGCACTAACCAGAAAAGCTGCCACCAGCCGCTGTATCCGGCATCCTTCAGCCGTCTGGCGCCGGCAGCGATGAATGGCAGCAAAAGGATGACACCGACAATTTGGTACACCTTTTCATGAACAATTGTAGCAACGGCCGTTACCAGCAGCACAAACGCAAAAAACCACCAATACTCAAAGCGCGTTGCCGTATCAGAGAAATTAGCGAACTTGAGAAACCCGGTGTTCACCGCATCCAGCGGCGTTATCGGTTCATCTTTTTCGATGAGAATCAGATCGCTGGTGTCAACCTCAAACGCAGCGGCCAAAGCCCGGGCGGATTCCAGGGAGCCATTGCCACCATTTTCTAAACGTTGAATTGTTCGTAAGCTCAGTCCACAAGCCTCGCTAAGCTGTTCTTGCGACCAATTTTTCGCGGTGCGTAACTTCTTGACCAGGTTTGATTGAATCCTCATGTATGTGTCCTCCCAATTTTGTGGTCGGTAAAACCAGGCGAAGTATAGCCGGGAAAATGACGCCCTGTCTACGACAATTTGACGACACCTCAGCGACAGAGGGCGCTTCTCTGCTTCATATTGGAAATTTGTAAGAGAGAACGGCCGTTTGGCAATGATGAACCATGTGCGGCAGCAGTTGTAACTTTTTGGCTGTTCGGGGATATTATCTGTAACAAGCAATGATGACCTTTCACGATTTGTATGAACAGTACGCCCCGGACGTTTACCGCTTTGCCTTCTGGCTCAGCGGCAGCGCCGCCGACGCCGACGATATTACCGCGGAGACATTTGTGCGCGCCTGGGCCGGCAGCCAGAAGATTCGTACGGAAACTGTCAAGGCGTATCTGTTCACTATCGCCCGCAATCTGTATCTTAAACAGGCCGCCCGCGCCAGACGAGAGGTGGCGCTGGATGAGACGCTGGTTGCCCCGCTGCCTGAACCTGACGGACAGTTGGCGAGACGCGAGGTGTTGACGGCCGTTTTCCGCCAGCTGCATCAGCTATCCGAAGCCGACCGCACCGCCTTCATCCTGCGCATCCAGTATGAACTGCCTTACGCCGAAATCGCCCGCATTCTGGCCATTTCGGAAGCGGCGGCCAAAGTAAAGGTTCACCGCGCCCGGCTCAAGCTAACGGCCGTGCGCCGTGACTATGAGGAAGCCTGACATGACGATTACCCGAGATGTTATCCTGGATCTGCTGCCCCTGTATCTAGCGAACGAAGCCAGCGCCGACACGCGGGCATTGGTAGAGGAATTCTTAAACGGCGATCCGCAGTTGACCAAATTGATCGAGCAGTCGAAGGTAACGCAGTTTGATTTCGAGGTTCCTACACCTCTGACAAAGGAGCATGAAATGAAAACATTTGAAAAGACCCGGTTTTTGCTGTTTCAGCAGAAATTATTCCTGGCCCTGGCAGTGGCAACCACGTTATTCCTCGTTGCCTTTCGCTTCGATGAAACCGGCGTGACATGGTTGTGGGCTGCGACGCCGGGTATGGGTTGGGCGATGCTTGGCGTTGCGTCCCTGTTTTGGATTGCCTTTCTCAACGCAAATTGGATGATGAACCGTGAAGGGTAGGGACGTATACCTGATGAGGGCACAAGGTCACATCTGACAAGGTGACAAACATGTCAGATTATGAACTTTGCGAGTATGGTCAGCCCCTGATGTAGACTCAGCGGGGACGACTGCCAGGGTAAAACGGCCGTTCCCGTATCCTTTAGCGCCGCTCAATCACCAACGGGCTGCCGTTAATGTCTGTCGTCGTGGAGAGGACATAACCGCCATAGGTGCAGTCGCCCTGCACCACTTCGCGCACCTGCCCGCTCACCGTCAGGTGATGCACTGTCTGCGGCAGCAGCGGGAATTCCAACTCCGTCGGGAAGGCAGCCGTGCCGCCGACTGTGCCCGATTCGGCCGTAATTGTGATCAGCGTCCCATTGCCCAGCGTAACGGACACAATCTGCGATTCCGCGTTGGTGGGGGATGTGACTGGCTGCACCGCCAGCAGTTCCGGCGTGGCCTGCGGGCAAGGATACGGTGTGGCTGGCGGCCCTTCGGTGGTCGTTTGCGGAGCAACGGCCGTTTCATAAAACAAAAACCCGGCCATCACAACCAACAGGATTAGAACAATCACAAGAATACGTCGCATGGCGCTCACCTCACCAGATTTGGGTCTACAATATATTGCCACCAGTTATAGGCCACGCCGTTGGCCGCGCCGGTGATATGCGGCAGGCGGCGGAACCACCATTGATGATGGGCGCGAATGTCGCCATTCCCCCAATCGGCGCAGTCCACAATGCGCGTTTCGCCAGACAGGTTGGGAAAGTCCAGCCAATTGTCGCAGCGGGCGGGCACGCGGCTCTTATTGCCCCAATCGTAGTCGCGCACACTGTTGGGGGCAAAGTGCATCAGCCCCACTTCCGCCTGGCCGGGATGCGTCTGGTCATATTGGATAAAGCGCTGCCACAAATTGTTGGCCCCTTTGGTGTTGCGGTAAGTATGTTTCATGATGGACTCGGCGCGGTGGCCGAACGCTTCCAGCATTTCACCCACGCCGCGCTGGTAGTTGAAGCCCATGATGATAAAGCGTTTGTTGGCCCGCGCTGTTTGCGTCAGCGGCGGCGCGTTGCACCAGAATGCGCCCGGTCCACCCATGATGGATTCGTAATACCCGGCGTAAGGGAAGGCAAAAAGCCAGAACTCGTCTATCGCCCCGTTGTTGACTTTGTTGATCATGTCAAATTCGGCCAACAGGGCGTCGTAGTCTACGGCGTCGGGTTGATGGAAGCCGGTGCGCGCTTTCCAGGCGGCCACAAAGTCGTCGGCTTTGTAAGTGAAGCCATCCTGCTTACGCGGGAATTTGTCCACTTCCAGGCGCTCGACAATTTCATAATTGCAATAACCATAGCTGATGTCGCGCAGGTCGGCGATGTAACCGGCGCTGAGGGCGTCGGGGTCGCCCCATTTAAGAACTTCGTTGAGCTGTTTGCCGCCCGCGCCCGGTACGGTGGGGTTGTGGATGATGAGGGAGACACGCTTGCTTACCGGCGTGGGTTTTTGGCCGATGGGCTGCACGGCCGTTGCCGATTTCCTGTCTTGCAGTTTGTTGTTGAGCCAATCTAACCACGTGTTCAGTTGTGATTCCAGTTTACTCATGGCAAAGCCTCGTTGGGTAACAATTTGCCCAAAGATGTCGCATCTCTGGGGAGTTACGCTCTATGTTGACAAACTTTGCCCTTTTTGTAAAGCAGTTGGCCCCCTTTCAGGTGCGACGCACTTTGCCAAAGTGCGTCGCACCTTTGCTCACTGGTATTTCACCACGGAGTTAACCTCAGTGCCCTCCGTGTCTCCGTGGTAAGCAGCTGCGTTATTTCACGATAAGCGGCAGGTGCAGCGTATAGGCTTCCACCGTCAGACCACCGGCCAACTGCCCGCTCTGGCTGTTGGGATTGGTTACAACCACATCGTAGGTTCCAACGGGCACGCTGCCGGGCACAACGGCCGTTAACTCACCAGCCGTCAGCCAGACCACGTTCTCCAGTGGGTAGTTAGCGCTGCCCGCTGCCAGCGTCACCGTCGCCCCGTTCAGGAAGTTGGAGCCGGTAATCGTTACCACCGCCAGACTGTTGATTTTCACCCGGTTTGGGCTGACGCCGGTCACATTTGGCTGTGCGCCGTAAACGGTGAAGCCATTGGTCAGCACGGCCGTTTGTGTATCCGGGTTGGTCAGGCGCACCGTGTAGATGCCTTCCGGCACGCTGCCCGGCACGTCGGCCAGGACTTGCGTGGCCGAAATCACCAGCACATTGTCCAGGGCATAGGTGGCCGCCCCTTGCACCAGGTCTACCGTCAGGCCGGCCATGAAGTTGCTGCCGGTCAGAGTAACGGCCGTTACCTGCCCCACATTGCTTTCTTCCGGCGTCACCGCCGTCAGCGTCGGCGCTTCGGCCGATAACAAACTCAGCGATGCCTGCCAGGTGGTGCGGGCATACCCGGCCGATTGTAAACTGGTGAAGCTGTACAACCCGGCCGGCCGGGAGAAGGTGACGGTGTAGCTGGAACTGTTGGCGATGCGCGTGGGTGGGTAGGGGCTGATGTCGAAGTTGGTAAACCCTTCGTCCATCACCACCGCCAATTGATACGTCCCGGCCAGCGACAGGTCTACCAGAATGTTGGAATGGAGGCCGTTTTCCAGGGAGACGCCCGACCAGGCATAGGCGGGTTGGGGGATGGCCTGAATGGCAATCTGGTAGCTGACGGCGGCGGCATTGCCACCGGCGGCGACCAGGCGCAGGCGGGCATCGGCCGGCAGGGTGACGGCCGTCCACACAGTTTCTGTGCCGTAGATGGCTGGCAGGGTTGTCGTGGTCGTCACGGCGTCCCACAATTGCAACGAGACGGCATCGGCGGCGCTGCCGGTGATGGTGATGACTACGTTCGCCAACATCTCCGCGCCGACGTGAATCGGCAGCCATTCTTGGCTGAAATCATTGCCGTCGCCGCCAAGCTGACCGCCCACTTTGGTATAGGGCAGGGCGTCGTTGTCGGCCGTTGGGCCGCTAATCACCACATTCCAGGCTGCGCCAACGGCCGAATCCTGGTCCACGACCAGGTTATGGACTCCGGCGGGCACAAAGTAGGTCACGGCCGTGTCATCCTCCACCGTTTTCTGGATAAATTCATCGTTAACCAGCAGTTGGTAACGGCCGCTGTTTTGCCCCAGGCCGAAGGTGTACAAGCCGGCGTTGGGGAAATTGACGCGCACCTGGCTGGCCGCGCCATCGGCCGCCGTCACGCCAGACCAACTGGTGTTGGGCTGCGGGATGGCGCGGAAGCTGAGGCTGTAATTGACGGCGGCGCTGTTGCCAATGGCCGCCCGCAGGTACACGCGGGCGTCGGCGCTAAGGTCCAGCGTGCGCCACGTTGTCTCCTGCCCGTAGACGGTGACGCTGTCTATCAGGCTGCCGTTGGCGTTCAGCACATCCACCCGCAAGGCATCGGCAGCCGCGCCGTTGATGGCGATGGACAGGTTGACGGCCGTTGCCTGCCCCAGGTGAATCGGCAGCCATTCGTCGCTGAAATCATTGCCCACGCCGCCCAACGCGCCGCCGCTGCGGGCATAGGGCAGGCTGTCGGCGCTGGCTCCCACACTGCCAATCACCACATCCCAATTAGCGCCCAGACCAGAATCTTGCTCCAGGTACAGGTCGTGCATCCCGGCCGGCACGTAGTAGGTGACGTTGGTGTCGGTTTCGGCCGTTTTGCGGATGTGGTTGGTGTGATTGGTGGTGAGGCGGAATTGGTAACGGCCGTTATCCACCCCGTTGGCAAAACTGTACAGGCCGCTCTGCGGGAAGATGAGCCGAATGTGGCTGTTTTCGCCCACCGCCGCCGCCAGACCATCCCAGGTGTATCCGGCGCTGGGGATGTAATAGAAGACCAGGGAAATGGTGGCGGTGGTTGTGTCGTTGTTGCTCAACTGGATGCTGTTTTGGCCGGTCAGCAGGCCGGTCCCCCAGACCGTTTCGCCATCGAAGGCACGGCCGTCCCAGACGACGCTGCTGCTGCCGTTGGTCAGCGCCAGGTCTACATCCGCGCCGGAAACTGCCAGGGCAAAATTGAAGTCCAGGCTGCCGCTGGGCACGGTATACAGCGGCGTCACCGATTCACCGGGAGCCAAAACGCCGTCAAAGGTGAAAAAGCTCTCTCCGGCGGTGGTCGCGGCGATGCTCGCCGTCCAATCGGCCGCCGGATAGGCCGCGTCTTGCAAGACGACCACCTCGTGCCAGCCGGCTGTCACCATCATGTCGTAGGTTGTATCGGAACTGGCCTGCGGACCACGCAGGTTCAGGGCGTCGTCCAGCACCAGATTGGCAAAACCGCTGGCCGCCTCCAGACTAAAGCGATAGAGGCCGCTGGCGGGGAAGTTGACCATGATGACCGAATGGGCCGTGCCGGCCAGCGAGAAGCCATCCCAGGTGGTCGCGCTGGCCTGGGGCACGGCCGTTACCTGGATGGTATAGGCCAGCGGCCCATTGTTGCTGCCGCTGATCAGGCGCAGTCGGTTGGCTCCGGCGCTCAACTCAAAAGTCATCCATCCTTTTTCCGTGCCCATAAAATCTGGCGAGACAAAAGATGGCGTGGCGCTGCCCGCCTGGTACACCTCCAGGCGCAGGCTGTCGTTGGCTGCGCCGCTCAGGCTCAGGCTCAGGTTGACGGTGGCGGCGGCATCCAAAGCCAGCGGCAGCCATTCCGCGGCGAAATCGTTGCCCGCACCGCCCAGGTGTCCGCCTGCTTTGGCATAGGGCAGGCTGTTGGCCCCAGCGCTCAGCAAGCTGACGCTGACGCTCCAATCTGCGCCAACGGCCGTATCCTGCACCAGGCTTAAGGCGTGGGTCCCGGCAGGCACGTAATATACCACGTCGTCGCTGCCGCTCTCTACGGTTTTTTGGATGAAGGGAGCGCTGCCCACGTCTAGCAGGAATTGGTAACGGCCGTTGACGGCGAAGTCGAAGGTATACAGGCCGGACGTGGGGAACTGCACGCGGGTGTTGCTGTGCGCGCCGCTGGCGTTGGCTTGCCCAGACCAGGTATAGGCCGCTGTGGGTAGGGCATTCAGGCTGAGGGAATAATTGACCGGTCCGCCAACGGCCGTCAGGTGAATCAGGCTCAGCCCGGCCGGTAGATCCAAGGTCATCCAGGTGGTTTCGCCGGTCTGTACGGTTTGGGCGGCGCTGACGGCCGTTCCACCCGACCGCACCTCATTCACCGCCACTTGCAAGCTGTCGCCCGGCGCGCCGGTGGCGGTAAGGACCAGATTGGTCTGCGCCGCGGCGGCCAGGTACACAGGCAGCCATTCTTCGACGATGGCGCTGCTGCTCTTCTGGTAGGGCAGACTGTCGGCCGCCTGGCCGGTGTAGGCGATAGCCACGCTCCAGTCTACCGAGCCGCCAGCCGCGCTTTGGCTGATGGTCAGCGTGTGGACCCCAGCGGTTACGTAGAAGACGGCCGTGCTGTTGGCGACGACAGTTTTTTGTAGGTAGTTGTTATCCAGGGCAAACTCATAACGGCCGTTGGCGTTTACGCCAAAATCGAAGCTGTACAGCCCACTGTGCGCGAAAATGAGTTTGGCCTGGCTGTTGACGCCGGTCGGCGCCGCCTTGCCCTGCCAGGTAAAGGGTACGGCGGGCAAATCATAAAAGTTCAGACTGAAATTGGCCGCCTGCCCGCCCGGATTGTGCAAGGTGAACTGGTTGACCCCTGGCGTCAGCACCACTGTGCCCCACACCGTCTCGCCGGGTTCCACGTCATCGGCCCAGATAAGCGCGTTGGCGCTGTCGCGGACCTGGAACGGGACTGGAACAGCGCCGGAGGAGATGGTCAGGGCAAAGTTGGCGGCGCGGCTGCCGCCCGATTGAAAATACGTGGGCGAGAGGGTCGCGCCAGGATTGATGACGCCATTCAGGGAATAAAAGGGCGTTCCGTTGTTGTCTGGCTGTAACAAGGCCGCCTCGTTGGCATACGCCAGGGAGCCTATCCCGGCTGAAAGGATGATGACGGCTGCGAGGATCAAGAAGAGTCTAAAAAGATAATTCAGTGGAGAATGTCTGCTCACGTTCATTACAACCTCCTGAGTTGTACATCAAAAAAGAAACGGTCAGTTAACGGTTAGCTAAGGTAATGACCCATAATCGGAATTATACTGCCCGCCAGGGGCCATTCTGGGGAAGTAGTGCTAATATCCTACCAGTGTATTGTGCGGCAAACGGCCGTGAGCGGCCGTTTGGCCGAAGAGAGTAGGGGGAAATTTGTGGATCATGTTCCTTACGGCGCTGCCGTGCTGTGTTAGAATACCTGACAGTAGGCTTCATCAGTGGTTCACCCACCACCACGAATGAA
This genomic window from Candidatus Leptovillus gracilis contains:
- a CDS encoding N-6 DNA methylase: MIKSALPDSLESPHAFLDAVYEGLNYTDGTLLNAANLPKSESSEDITWVEKGDWLSLAQTVGAEKIFFVNNDPVIVFCTSQENDDATLLNIFRRVWCMARPHYLFIAVPGELKVYSLNNYPAQTVSEWENIQPLAVVRQIAGVSHVLFQYRRELIESGQVFRDKSAEKAGRRADRRLILDLKAVRLNLLALDKKVKQRHIHAVIGRSIFVRYLEDRGILTPDYFRQVAENRSHPKWKAEWLRILETPESGVIFSNNEDRRYTRVLRNKDFTYALFNQLAEHFNGDMFPRDVNEESEITQGHLDLLRGFLLGNADFRQPKLFLWAYDFEIIPIELISSIYEEFYHKSSIKDKGTHYTPSVLVEYVLSQILTPERLATKPRILDFACGSAIFLVQAFRRIVRYRESLSRKPLSAAELRQILREQITGIEINEEAIHVAAFSLYLALLHYQEPKDILAQIEQTNGEKPLPYLIFDPKYPADSTHYHVLYQANTFGLLNSEKEFIRGYLDQNDRFAGRAEFVELLNSPDTLPFSPHSFDVIVGNPPWGYLKQNEGTRELHAAQEQAQRWCRVFDWSIGDNELSQAFIARTSILLKGDGECGLLVSYGVLLKRHEKSLQFRQRWLSENTIHQVVNFFHVRDAFFSGAISPFSFVQYKPGEADFDHFVQYWSAKKTEFVDNMQTVVLSLPDLHRIRQCDLEENDWLWKTYWWGNHNDAKLVNTLTLNSSLQDLASVQKWPEPRRGYEQARDTAKSYPSNWLKKYRELPVPKFKRYGSVMQHLLDFTPDEVRAHGSQDVYAGWRLLVKQGITQASGADGLIDTRLENEAYCYQSSIYGINVDNALDWQRKVLTAILWSSLIRYYFFMTAGSWGTWRHKIYLYELMNTPIRLPNNLDLREKIVSIVDELRDWDPTPQSTINPDGLSAEEIRNRRNFLENRLDETIFDLYELNESERDLILDMCETGLEFFYRGGSSEAVKPVEPYPNVQQGTLAHLHGNREMERGLEGYLYAFLRTWNRELESLGGEFRWRIIRPSRAPMLAVIFSTQEYNETLPAIEGADEDEWQALLKRLNETLRQPVSSQIYIEGMVRAVTDTDIFIIKRNERRLWTRSLAREDAEATLLQAINMQESVK
- a CDS encoding DNA alkylation repair protein, which produces MSTYIEALQTLLAQHANPAEAVPMSKYMRDQFPYLGIKTPARRALLKEFVATYGLPQPTELEAILRELWALPEREYQYSAFAFLDRLIQKQPPEFVSVLEYLIVTKSWWDTVDSVAGGSVAIHFQRYPQVRETAVAAWRVSDNFWLRRTTLLFQLSYKTQTDADLLFSLIRENLDSDEFFIQKAIGWALREYSKTNAEAVVAFIAATPLAPLSAREGLKWLQNQGRL
- a CDS encoding DUF805 domain-containing protein encodes the protein MRIQSNLVKKLRTAKNWSQEQLSEACGLSLRTIQRLENGGNGSLESARALAAAFEVDTSDLILIEKDEPITPLDAVNTGFLKFANFSDTATRFEYWWFFAFVLLVTAVATIVHEKVYQIVGVILLLPFIAAGARRLKDAGYSGWWQLFWLVPFGQIVVLYLLAQQSRIPTDQPTGW
- a CDS encoding RNA polymerase sigma factor, encoding MMTFHDLYEQYAPDVYRFAFWLSGSAADADDITAETFVRAWAGSQKIRTETVKAYLFTIARNLYLKQAARARREVALDETLVAPLPEPDGQLARREVLTAVFRQLHQLSEADRTAFILRIQYELPYAEIARILAISEAAAKVKVHRARLKLTAVRRDYEEA